In one window of Cytophagaceae bacterium ABcell3 DNA:
- the tyrS gene encoding tyrosine--tRNA ligase translates to MTNFVEELKWRGMLHDIMPGTEEQLSKEMTTGYVGFDPTASSLTIGNLVTIMLLVHYQKAGHKPIALIGGATGMIGDPSGRSDERKFLSEETLEHNQKCIKAQLEKFLDFSGENAAEVVNNYDWFKNIGFIEFLRDAGKHLTVNYMMAKESVKKRLENGLTFTEFSYQLLQGYDFLRLYKEKNMRLQMGGSDQWGNITSGTELIRRVEGGEAFALTCPLLTKSDGTKFGKSEGGNIWLSPDMTSPYKFYQFWLNCSDEDASRFIKIFTLKSKEEIEALEKEHAEAPHLRVLQKALAKDITIRVHSEEEFENAVKASEILFGKSTTENLKSLNEATLLAVFEGVPQVDISKETLQNTKNVTELLSEATNIFSSKGEARKMISGGGVSINKEKLNAPDQGTEFDLLQEKYLLVQKGKKNYFLVKVN, encoded by the coding sequence ATGACAAATTTTGTTGAAGAACTGAAATGGCGCGGAATGCTCCATGATATTATGCCCGGTACAGAAGAGCAGTTATCTAAAGAAATGACTACCGGCTATGTCGGTTTTGACCCTACTGCTTCTTCCTTGACCATTGGAAACCTTGTAACTATTATGCTACTGGTACACTACCAAAAAGCAGGGCATAAGCCCATTGCCCTAATAGGTGGCGCCACTGGTATGATAGGAGATCCATCCGGCAGGTCTGATGAAAGAAAATTCCTTTCTGAAGAAACCTTGGAACACAATCAAAAATGCATTAAAGCACAGCTCGAAAAGTTTCTAGACTTTTCTGGAGAAAATGCGGCCGAGGTAGTCAATAACTATGACTGGTTCAAAAATATTGGCTTTATCGAATTCCTACGAGACGCAGGTAAACACCTGACCGTAAATTATATGATGGCCAAAGAATCTGTCAAAAAAAGATTGGAAAACGGCCTCACGTTTACAGAATTCAGCTACCAGCTTCTGCAAGGCTACGACTTTCTACGCCTATACAAAGAAAAAAACATGAGGTTACAAATGGGCGGCTCAGATCAGTGGGGAAATATTACCTCTGGTACAGAACTGATTAGGCGTGTGGAAGGAGGAGAGGCCTTTGCGCTAACCTGTCCTTTGTTGACCAAATCTGATGGCACAAAATTTGGAAAGTCAGAAGGCGGAAACATTTGGCTCTCGCCAGACATGACCTCTCCTTACAAGTTCTACCAGTTCTGGTTAAACTGTTCTGATGAAGACGCTTCCAGGTTTATTAAAATCTTCACCCTCAAATCTAAAGAGGAAATAGAAGCCCTTGAAAAAGAACACGCAGAAGCGCCCCATTTAAGGGTATTGCAAAAAGCACTAGCCAAAGATATTACCATTAGGGTTCACTCTGAAGAGGAGTTTGAAAATGCAGTAAAAGCATCTGAAATACTTTTCGGAAAATCAACTACTGAGAACCTGAAAAGCCTAAATGAGGCTACCCTGTTAGCTGTTTTTGAAGGCGTACCTCAAGTGGATATCAGCAAAGAAACGCTACAAAACACCAAAAATGTAACAGAACTCTTGTCAGAAGCAACCAACATATTTTCCTCGAAAGGCGAAGCCAGAAAAATGATTTCTGGTGGCGGTGTGAGCATTAACAAAGAAAAGCTCAATGCGCCTGACCAAGGAACAGAGTTTGACCTATTGCAAGAAAAATACCTTTTGGTGCAAAAAGGAAAGAAAAACTACTTTTTGGTAAAAGTAAATTAA
- the holA gene encoding DNA polymerase III subunit delta, translating to MANNAEAVLKDLKAGKYAPVYFLQGDESYYIDLISGYIEKNCLSESEKGFNQTVLYGKDVQMNVIMQHARKFPMMSERQVVIVKEAQDISDLGKEAGDKLLEAYLKNPLPSTILVFCHKNKTLDARKGIAKKIKDHAILIDSKKLYDNKLPDWVNTYFTNKGYKVNPKVTVMLSDFIGNDLNRLANEIDKLLINLKEGQQVNEELVEKYVGISKEYNVFELQKALAYKDVLKANRIINYFEANPKNNPLIPVIAVLYSFFSKTFLVHTAASKSESNLAKLLQVNPFFVKDYLAASKSYPAGKARNIIHYIREADLQVKGITGGGTSEGQILRELVFKILH from the coding sequence TTGGCAAATAACGCAGAAGCTGTACTTAAAGACCTGAAAGCAGGCAAATATGCTCCTGTCTACTTTCTTCAGGGTGATGAATCATACTATATAGACCTTATCTCTGGATATATAGAAAAAAATTGTTTGAGTGAGTCTGAAAAGGGGTTCAACCAAACGGTTTTATATGGTAAAGACGTTCAGATGAACGTTATTATGCAGCACGCCCGCAAATTTCCGATGATGTCCGAGAGACAGGTGGTGATCGTAAAAGAGGCTCAGGATATCTCAGACTTGGGAAAAGAAGCTGGTGACAAACTATTGGAGGCTTATCTTAAAAATCCGCTTCCCAGCACTATTCTTGTTTTTTGCCATAAAAACAAAACCCTTGACGCAAGAAAAGGTATAGCAAAAAAAATTAAAGACCATGCCATTCTTATTGACTCCAAAAAACTATATGACAATAAGTTGCCAGATTGGGTAAACACTTATTTTACCAATAAAGGATATAAAGTAAACCCCAAGGTGACGGTTATGTTGTCTGACTTTATTGGCAATGACCTCAACAGGCTGGCCAATGAAATAGATAAACTTCTGATTAACCTAAAGGAGGGGCAACAAGTAAATGAAGAATTGGTTGAAAAATATGTTGGAATAAGCAAAGAGTATAACGTTTTTGAGCTTCAGAAAGCACTGGCTTACAAAGACGTGTTAAAGGCTAACCGCATCATCAACTATTTTGAAGCTAATCCTAAAAACAACCCGTTGATTCCGGTTATAGCAGTCTTGTACTCGTTTTTTTCAAAAACATTTTTGGTGCATACTGCTGCTAGTAAATCAGAAAGCAACCTGGCAAAGCTTTTACAGGTCAACCCCTTCTTTGTCAAGGATTATTTAGCTGCGTCCAAAAGCTATCCCGCGGGAAAGGCCAGGAACATTATACACTACATCCGCGAAGCAGATCTTCAGGTAAAAGGAATTACAGGAGGAGGTACTTCAGAAGGACAGATTTTAAGAGAATTGGTTTTTAAAATATTGCATTAA
- a CDS encoding tetratricopeptide repeat protein, protein MSKNIIYIFLCLLLAQGLSAQNTMIRTADDLDFRRGIELLDNKKYAAAREFFERFYAQNPHGLMAADAEYYIAYSAMNLFHPDAEILFQAFLERYPWHARASEAYFDLGTFYYNNKSYDKAIEYLEKVNFSQMDREKSSEGKFMLGYSFFTKKKFDQALETFDGIKSTNHKYTYAANYYAGYINYRNEDYEQALTDLKVAERNDSYKNIVPSLLVNIYYKQGDYDQLLSYISKLEKKDGDLQNAGEIYLIAGEAWFMKKDYQKAAEFFNKHINSVRGKPAPEVLYRMAFSAFKNESYEEAIDNFKLVAGQKDSIGQNAGYYLGVSYVKTDNKTFALAAFDQARKLSYNKEIQEEAYFQYAKINYELGKFSDAIHVLKSFTKTYPDSEHAGEASELMSESLLKSNNYDEAIKYIEGLKSRTPKVNAAYQRIAFYKGVDEFNRSKFREAIKSFEKSLQHKIDNELVIAAYFWHGEALSVMREYEAAINSYAAVFRSPDYEKTGFGTKARYSIGYAYYNTQQYEKALPHFREYVSRLRKAENKLNYIDALVRLADLYYVSKNYEDALKYYDEAIDRKSPDTDYAWYQKGLVYSLNDKPTKAKKSFSTVIDDHPTSLYLADAVFQRAQLNFRENNYEDAISGFTTIVEEHVGSVYVPFAYLRRALAYSNLQEHKKALQDYEVIVEKFPKHEVAQEALRGLPQPLAALGRGEEVSAYIEQIKESNPDVNTEGIEYDAAYNLYSHDKYPKAIEAFRKYLETYPEGGNVYDAKFFLAESFYYNNEKEEGKDYYKSVAKQRGGMYYNRALSRLYTIALSAGELKEAKNYLQLLLPVAKNKKERANAWTGLMELYYKLDKLDSSAHFANQVLRHGGGTIDSETKAMLHLGKVAYAKKEYTEAKDHFVSTVNTARDASAVEAQYLIAKIQYELEKYKQSLETLYELNKSFPANDEWLGKSFLLISDNLIALDEIFQAKATLNSIIERSPHQETVNKAKERLKELEEEEASEKNIETTNE, encoded by the coding sequence ATGTCTAAAAACATAATTTATATATTTCTGTGCCTGCTTTTGGCACAGGGACTTTCAGCTCAAAACACTATGATACGCACCGCCGACGACCTAGATTTCCGAAGGGGAATTGAGTTGTTGGACAATAAAAAGTATGCGGCTGCCAGAGAGTTTTTTGAGCGGTTTTATGCCCAAAACCCTCATGGGTTAATGGCTGCTGATGCAGAGTACTATATTGCTTATTCAGCGATGAACCTCTTCCATCCTGATGCTGAAATACTTTTTCAGGCTTTTCTTGAAAGGTATCCTTGGCATGCGAGGGCTTCGGAAGCTTATTTTGATTTAGGTACCTTTTATTATAATAATAAAAGTTATGATAAAGCCATTGAGTACCTAGAAAAAGTCAACTTCTCCCAAATGGACAGGGAAAAAAGCTCTGAAGGAAAGTTTATGCTGGGATATTCTTTTTTTACGAAGAAGAAATTTGACCAGGCCCTTGAAACTTTTGATGGCATAAAGTCTACCAACCACAAGTATACGTATGCGGCCAACTATTATGCTGGGTATATTAATTACCGGAACGAAGATTATGAGCAGGCTTTGACAGATTTGAAAGTGGCCGAGCGCAATGATTCTTATAAGAACATAGTCCCTTCTTTACTGGTAAACATTTACTATAAGCAAGGCGATTACGACCAGCTTCTTTCCTATATCAGCAAACTCGAGAAGAAGGATGGTGACCTTCAAAACGCCGGTGAAATTTATTTGATCGCCGGTGAGGCCTGGTTTATGAAAAAAGATTATCAGAAAGCAGCAGAATTCTTTAACAAGCACATCAACAGTGTACGTGGAAAACCTGCCCCAGAGGTACTTTATAGGATGGCTTTTTCTGCGTTCAAAAATGAGTCCTATGAAGAGGCCATTGATAATTTTAAGCTGGTTGCTGGACAAAAGGACTCCATTGGTCAAAATGCTGGCTATTACCTAGGGGTTTCTTATGTAAAAACTGATAATAAGACTTTTGCACTTGCCGCCTTTGACCAGGCGCGGAAGTTAAGTTATAACAAAGAAATTCAAGAAGAAGCCTATTTTCAATATGCTAAAATCAACTACGAGCTAGGCAAATTCAGTGATGCTATTCATGTATTGAAGTCTTTTACCAAGACTTATCCAGACAGTGAACATGCTGGGGAAGCCAGCGAGCTGATGAGTGAATCTTTGTTGAAGTCTAATAATTATGACGAGGCTATCAAATATATAGAAGGGCTTAAAAGCCGTACGCCTAAAGTGAATGCCGCTTACCAAAGAATCGCATTTTATAAAGGGGTAGATGAATTTAATAGAAGCAAGTTCCGTGAGGCTATAAAGTCGTTTGAGAAATCTTTACAACATAAGATAGACAACGAATTGGTTATTGCGGCTTATTTCTGGCATGGAGAAGCCCTTTCTGTCATGCGAGAATATGAAGCTGCAATTAATAGCTATGCGGCAGTGTTTCGTAGTCCAGACTATGAAAAAACAGGTTTTGGAACTAAAGCCCGGTATAGCATTGGCTACGCATATTATAATACACAGCAATATGAAAAAGCCTTGCCTCATTTTCGTGAGTATGTGTCTAGGTTAAGGAAAGCGGAAAACAAATTGAACTACATTGACGCTTTGGTACGTCTTGCGGACCTTTATTATGTGTCTAAAAATTATGAAGACGCCCTTAAGTACTACGATGAAGCTATTGATAGAAAAAGCCCTGACACAGATTATGCTTGGTACCAAAAAGGGCTCGTGTACTCATTGAACGATAAGCCCACAAAAGCTAAAAAGAGTTTTTCTACAGTAATAGACGACCATCCTACTTCATTGTATCTTGCTGATGCTGTTTTTCAAAGAGCGCAGCTGAATTTTCGTGAGAACAATTACGAAGACGCAATTAGCGGATTTACTACTATTGTAGAAGAGCATGTAGGTAGCGTATATGTACCGTTCGCTTATTTAAGAAGGGCTTTGGCTTACTCAAACCTTCAAGAGCATAAAAAGGCGCTGCAAGATTATGAAGTTATCGTTGAAAAATTCCCAAAACATGAGGTGGCGCAAGAAGCTTTGCGTGGGTTGCCACAACCACTGGCTGCTTTGGGAAGGGGCGAAGAAGTAAGTGCCTATATAGAGCAAATCAAAGAATCTAACCCTGATGTAAATACAGAGGGAATTGAGTATGATGCTGCCTATAACTTGTACTCTCATGACAAGTACCCTAAAGCCATAGAGGCTTTCAGAAAATACTTGGAAACATATCCAGAAGGAGGCAATGTGTATGATGCTAAATTCTTCTTGGCGGAGTCTTTCTATTATAACAATGAAAAAGAAGAAGGAAAGGACTATTATAAAAGTGTAGCAAAGCAAAGAGGCGGTATGTATTACAACCGTGCGTTGAGCCGACTTTATACCATTGCTCTTTCTGCAGGAGAATTGAAAGAGGCTAAAAACTACCTTCAGTTATTGCTTCCTGTAGCCAAAAACAAAAAAGAACGTGCCAATGCCTGGACAGGTCTTATGGAGCTTTATTATAAGCTGGATAAACTGGATTCTTCAGCCCATTTTGCCAATCAAGTCCTTAGGCATGGCGGTGGAACTATTGACTCAGAAACTAAAGCCATGTTACATTTAGGTAAAGTGGCGTATGCAAAGAAAGAGTACACCGAAGCTAAAGATCATTTTGTATCTACGGTAAATACGGCAAGAGATGCTTCTGCTGTAGAAGCACAGTATTTGATCGCCAAAATCCAGTATGAGCTTGAAAAGTACAAGCAATCTCTAGAAACACTTTATGAGCTGAACAAGAGCTTTCCTGCAAATGATGAGTGGCTAGGAAAATCCTTTTTGCTTATATCTGACAACCTAATTGCTTTGGATGAAATTTTTCAGGCAAAGGCTACTTTAAATTCCATTATTGAGCGCTCTCCGCATCAAGAAACTGTGAACAAAGCTAAAGAAAGATTGAAAGAACTTGAAGAAGAGGAAGCGTCAGAAAAAAACATAGAGACAACTAATGAATAA